Proteins encoded in a region of the Canis lupus dingo isolate Sandy chromosome 17, ASM325472v2, whole genome shotgun sequence genome:
- the ATOH8 gene encoding transcription factor ATOH8 isoform X6, with protein MKHIPVLEDGPWKTVCVKELNGLKKLKRKGKEPARRANGYKTFRLDLEAPERAAAAAAATNGLRDGTQRLQPVAAPVPAPAAPAVPSGGGADPAGERRGARAPEVPDARKRGFALGAAGPGLPTPPPPPPPPPGQGPGGPEAQPFREPGLRPRILLCAPPARPTPPAPPAPPEASARPAPPTRPGESSYSSISHVIYNNHPDSSASPRKRPGEAAAAASEIKALQQTRRLLANARERTRVHTISAAFEALRKQVPCYSYGQKLSKLAILRIACNYILSLARLADLDYSADHSNLSFSECVQRCTRTLQAEGRAKKRKA; from the exons ATGAAGCACATCCCGGTGCTCGAGGACGGGCCGTGGAAGACCGTGTGCGTGAAGGAGCTCAACGGCCTCAAGAAGCTCAAGCGGAAAGGCAAGGAGCCGGCGCGGCGCGCGAACGGCTATAAAACTTTCCGATTGGACTTGGAAGCGCCCgagcgcgccgccgccgccgccgccgccaccaacGGGCTGCGCGACGGGACCCAGCGGCTGCAGCCGGTCGCGGCCCCCGTGCCAGCCCCGGCGGCGCCGGCTGTGCCCTCAGGTGGGGGCGCAGACCCGGCCGGGGAGCGCCGGGGCGCCCGGGCGCCGGAGGTCCCCGACGCGCGGAAACGCGGCTTTGCCCTGGGCGCAGCGGGCCCGGGGCTCcccacgccgccgccgccgccgccgccgcccccgggccaAGGACCCGGGGGTCCCGAGGCGCAGCCTTTCCGGGAGCCCGGCCTGCGTCCCCGTATCTTGCTGTGCGCACCGCCCGCACGCCCCACGCCgccggcgccccccgcgccccccgagGCGTCCGCGCGCCCAGCGCCCCCCACGCGCCCCGGGGAAAGTTCTTACTCGTCAATTTCACACGTAATTTACAATAACCACCCGGATTCCTCCGCGTCGCCTAGGAAACGGCCGGGCGAAGCGGCCGCCGCTGCCTCGGAGATCAAAGCCCTGCAGCAGACCCGGAGGCTCCTAGCGAACGCGCGGGAGCGGACGCGGGTGCACACGATCAGCGCCGCCTTCGAGGCGCTCAGGAAGCAG GTGCCGTGTTACTCATATGGGCAGAAGCTGTCCAAACTGGCCATCCTGAGGATCGCCTGTAACTACATCCTGTCCCTGGCGCGGCTGGCCGACCTCGACTACAGTGCCGACCACAGCAACCTCAGCTTCTCTGAGTGTGTGCAGCGCTGCACCCGCACCCTGCAGGCTGAGGGACGTGCCAAGAAGCGCAAG
- the ATOH8 gene encoding transcription factor ATOH8 isoform X5: protein MKHIPVLEDGPWKTVCVKELNGLKKLKRKGKEPARRANGYKTFRLDLEAPERAAAAAAATNGLRDGTQRLQPVAAPVPAPAAPAVPSGGGADPAGERRGARAPEVPDARKRGFALGAAGPGLPTPPPPPPPPPGQGPGGPEAQPFREPGLRPRILLCAPPARPTPPAPPAPPEASARPAPPTRPGESSYSSISHVIYNNHPDSSASPRKRPGEAAAAASEIKALQQTRRLLANARERTRVHTISAAFEALRKQVPCYSYGQKLSKLAILRIACNYILSLARLADLDYSADHSNLSFSECVQRCTRTLQAEGRAKKRKE, encoded by the exons ATGAAGCACATCCCGGTGCTCGAGGACGGGCCGTGGAAGACCGTGTGCGTGAAGGAGCTCAACGGCCTCAAGAAGCTCAAGCGGAAAGGCAAGGAGCCGGCGCGGCGCGCGAACGGCTATAAAACTTTCCGATTGGACTTGGAAGCGCCCgagcgcgccgccgccgccgccgccgccaccaacGGGCTGCGCGACGGGACCCAGCGGCTGCAGCCGGTCGCGGCCCCCGTGCCAGCCCCGGCGGCGCCGGCTGTGCCCTCAGGTGGGGGCGCAGACCCGGCCGGGGAGCGCCGGGGCGCCCGGGCGCCGGAGGTCCCCGACGCGCGGAAACGCGGCTTTGCCCTGGGCGCAGCGGGCCCGGGGCTCcccacgccgccgccgccgccgccgccgcccccgggccaAGGACCCGGGGGTCCCGAGGCGCAGCCTTTCCGGGAGCCCGGCCTGCGTCCCCGTATCTTGCTGTGCGCACCGCCCGCACGCCCCACGCCgccggcgccccccgcgccccccgagGCGTCCGCGCGCCCAGCGCCCCCCACGCGCCCCGGGGAAAGTTCTTACTCGTCAATTTCACACGTAATTTACAATAACCACCCGGATTCCTCCGCGTCGCCTAGGAAACGGCCGGGCGAAGCGGCCGCCGCTGCCTCGGAGATCAAAGCCCTGCAGCAGACCCGGAGGCTCCTAGCGAACGCGCGGGAGCGGACGCGGGTGCACACGATCAGCGCCGCCTTCGAGGCGCTCAGGAAGCAG GTGCCGTGTTACTCATATGGGCAGAAGCTGTCCAAACTGGCCATCCTGAGGATCGCCTGTAACTACATCCTGTCCCTGGCGCGGCTGGCCGACCTCGACTACAGTGCCGACCACAGCAACCTCAGCTTCTCTGAGTGTGTGCAGCGCTGCACCCGCACCCTGCAGGCTGAGGGACGTGCCAAGAAGCGCAAG